The following coding sequences are from one Paenibacillus tundrae window:
- the hisF gene encoding imidazole glycerol phosphate synthase subunit HisF — MLAKRIIPCLDVKDGRVVKGVNFVNLRDAGDPVELAALYDREGADELVFLDISASVEGRETMEEVVRQTAGEIAIPFTVGGGISKVEDMKRILRAGADKIAVNTAAVLNPQLIADGARRFGSQCIVVAVDAKYNDAWGEWEVYTHGGRKASGIKALEWVKQAEELGAGEILLTSMDADGTKDGFDLKLTAAVSELVRIPVIASGGAGKESHFYDVFTAGKADAGLAATIFHYKEIAVPVLKQHLSEQGVEIRE, encoded by the coding sequence ATGCTGGCAAAAAGAATCATTCCTTGTCTGGACGTGAAGGACGGGCGGGTTGTCAAAGGCGTTAACTTCGTCAATCTCCGCGATGCGGGTGATCCGGTTGAGCTGGCGGCGCTATATGATCGTGAGGGTGCCGACGAACTGGTATTCCTCGATATTTCCGCTTCGGTAGAAGGACGAGAAACGATGGAAGAAGTCGTACGTCAAACGGCTGGCGAAATTGCGATTCCATTTACGGTGGGTGGAGGTATCTCCAAGGTTGAAGATATGAAACGTATTTTGCGAGCAGGCGCGGACAAAATTGCCGTTAATACAGCAGCAGTGCTTAATCCTCAGTTAATTGCAGATGGGGCACGTCGTTTTGGTTCCCAGTGTATTGTGGTAGCGGTGGATGCCAAGTACAACGATGCTTGGGGCGAGTGGGAAGTCTATACCCATGGAGGCCGGAAAGCTTCAGGAATCAAGGCGCTGGAATGGGTCAAGCAGGCTGAAGAACTAGGAGCAGGTGAAATTTTGCTGACAAGCATGGATGCTGACGGCACCAAAGATGGCTTCGATCTAAAGCTGACGGCTGCTGTATCTGAATTGGTGCGTATACCGGTTATCGCCTCAGGCGGTGCCGGCAAGGAATCCCACTTCTACGATGTGTTCACGGCGGGTAAAGCGGATGCGGGGCTCGCGGCAACGATATTCCATTATAAAGAAATCGCCGTACCGGTACTAAAACAACATTTGAGCGAACAAGGGGTGGAGATCCGTGAGTAA